In Nitratireductor mangrovi, the genomic window ACGGCGAAACCTGGAAGGCCTGGACCAGGGCCGTGAAGGACAAGACCGACCGCAAGGGCAAGGCGCTGTTCCGGCCGCTCAGGCTCGCCCTTACTGGGCTTGAGTCCGGGCCGGAGCTGTCAGATCTATTGCCCCTTCTGGGTCGGGAAGAAACACTGGCCCGACGACCCTGACCTTGCGGTCTCCGTCATCTTCTTCGGCTCCTTCGTCCGCGGCGACAGGGGTTTCGTCGGCACGGAGCGGCGGTGCCAGCAGGGTCTCCACCATCTCGCGGTCGAGGCCGCCGGCGCGGTTTGCCAGCGTTTCGGGGTCACTGGCCGGGTCAGGCCGGGCTACGGGAACGGGCAGGATCGGTTCAACCGTTTCCGGCGCGCCTTCGTCGGGCCGGCCGGTCTCGCCGGCGATGATGGAAAAGCCGCGCTCGGCGTTGCAGCCGCAATTCTGCGGGCGCGAGAAATTCGGATCGCGATAGAGGAAGGCCGAAGGCAGTTCCGTATACGGAACGCCGGCCAGCGACACCATCTGCTCGCTTTCCTCCTCGGGCACCCGGTGCAGATAAAGTTCGACCTCGGTCCCGGGGCACATCGCCTTGCAGGCCGCCTCGTCGCGATCGAGGTCGCGCGCCGACGTCGAAAACGAGACCGGGAAGAAATAGCCGTCGCAGGTCCTGACGCAGAGCGTCCGGAATGAGCCGGTCACGTTTGGCAGGATCTCGATCGGCCCGCGCCGGTTGATCACCACACGGCGGCGATTGTCCTCGCTGAGCGGAAAGCGCCGCTTGGCTTCCTCCTCCTGGCGCTGCTGCTCTTCGCGACGCCCGAAAAGCTCGTCGAAAAGATTGCGGCTGTTGGGCTCGTCGCGCGCCGCGACAGCGCTGGCGCGGCAGTCATTGGCCCTGATCGAGGCCAGCAACCGCGCCTTTTCGCCGCCGTCACCGCCCGACCTGCCGCCGCCGAGCTGCGCATGCTTGCGTTCGAGAGAGGCAAGGTTGGAATGCATGCGGTCCAGCGTGTTTTCGATCGACTGGCAGGCATTGCCGGAACTGCGGCCGAACAGGGATCCTGAACAGCCGGCGCGGCGCTTCTGGCGCTCGGCCTTGGCGATCTGGCTCTTCTGGTCGCGGATCGCCTTTTCGTAGCGGCGCGCCTGCGGCGAGGCGACCGAGCGCGTGCGGCCAAGGCTGGCGAGGCGGGCTTCGAGGTCGCGACAAAGCCGCGAGGAAGCATCGGCAGGGTCAATCGCGGCCGGAACAGCCAGCATGGCGGCAAGCATTGCCGCCAGATGCGCCGTTCGCAGCCATCTCCATGCCATCGCCACGTCTCCGTCAAGCGGACCGCCGCCTGGCCCGCCGCTGCTGACCATAGGCCGGTCGGGTTAAGTCTCTCTTTAGCATGTTCGCCGGCCGGGGAATGTTGGCCCCTCGTCCCGCGTTGGCTTGGCGCCACTACGCGACGTGTTGGGCCGGCGGCGTGGCAAGCGAGCGCCATCGTCCCGGCGCCATCCCGTAGGCCTTCTTGAAATGGCGGGTGAAATGGGCCTGGTCGGCAAACCCGCTGGCGGCCGCGGCGGCCGCCAGCGGTTCGCCCGCCATCATCAGGGCGCGGGCCCGCTGCAGCCTGCGCATGACGTGAAAGCGATGCGGGCTGGTGGCGTAGAGCGTGCGAAAATGCCGCGACAGCTGATATCGGTCGAGCCCGCTGACGCGTTCGAGTTCGGCCGAGCCGACGCAGCGCGTGGCATGCGTTTCCAGATAGTCGCGTGCCAGTGCCGCCTGACGGACGGCTACGGCCCCCGATGCCGGCCGCTGCTCGGCGTGGCGCCCGAGACCATGGGCGATGCGGGCCAGGCAATCGTCGACGCGCAGGTGTTCCGGCTGCGTGTCGAGCCCGTCGAGAAGATCGAGCAGGGCGTCGCGCAATGGGGCGTCGCCAAGCACCGGCGACGGCACGAAGGGCAGGGCGCTCCCGTCGAGGCAGGCGCGCAGCAGCGACGGTTCCAGGTAAAGCATGCGATAGCGCAGCCCGGCCGCCGTTGCCGCGCCGCCGTCGTGCAGTTCGTCCGGATGCAGCACCAGAACCTGCCCGGGGCGGCTGTAGCGCTGTTCGCCGCGATAGCGGAAGGTCTGCACGCCCGACAGCGTCACCCCGATCGCATAGGTATCGTGCCGGTGCGGCGCAAACGCCTTGCCGGCGAAATGCGCCTCGATGCGTTCGATGCCGGGAGCGGAGGTGCCGGCGACGATGCGGTCCCTTCCGGGCCGTTCGCAAGAACGTTCAAGACCGGCCAGCGCCTCGCCTGCAGGATCGCGGTTCATCGGGCAAACCTATGTGAATCGCGAGGCATTAGAAACCATGTTCGACACCAAGACCGCCATCGTGCTGCGCGACGATCTCGCTTCCTGGCAGGCGCTCAACGTCACCGCTTTCCTGATGAGCGGCATCGTTGCGCAGGAGCCGGGCATGATCGGCGAGCCCTACCGGGACAGGGACGGCCATTTCTACAACCCGCTTTCGGTGCAGCCGGTGATCGTGCTCGCCGCCGGCGCGGCAACTCTCACTGCCATCCACAAACGGGCACTGGCGCGCGGCCTCACGGTTTCGCTCTATGTCGAGGCCATGTTCTCAACCGGTCATGACGCGGCCAATCGTGAGGCCTTTGCGCGCTTCGGAGCGGATGACGACGCCGCCGTCGGCATCGCGCTGAGGGAGGATAAGAAGACCGTCGACAAGGTCACCAAGGGCGCGCGCATGCATCCTTGAGCGCGGGGGAGTGCGGCCCGTCCTAAGTCCCGATCGCGCCGGCCGGCATTGCCGCGTCGGCCGCGTGGGAGGCCTCGACGACCGACAGCGCGGTCATGTTTACCACGCCGCGCGAGGTCACCGACGGGGTCAGGATGTGCGCCGGCCGCGCCGCGCCGAGCAGGATCGGCCCGACATGCAGCGCATCGGTGAACTGCTTGATCGTGGTGAGCGCGATATTGGCGGCATCGAGGTCGGGGAAGACCAGCAGATTGGCCTCGCCCTTCAGCCTGGAATGCGGGTAGACGCGCTGCCGCAGCAACTCCGACAGCGCCGAATCGCCATGCATCTCGCCGTCGGCTTCAAGCTGCGGCGCGATTTCGGCGAGAAGGCTCGCCGCCTTGCGCATCTTGAGCGTGCTGGCCGTGTCGCGTGAGCCGAAGTTCGACAGCGACAGCAGGGCCGCCTTGGGT contains:
- a CDS encoding DUF2000 family protein, translated to MFDTKTAIVLRDDLASWQALNVTAFLMSGIVAQEPGMIGEPYRDRDGHFYNPLSVQPVIVLAAGAATLTAIHKRALARGLTVSLYVEAMFSTGHDAANREAFARFGADDDAAVGIALREDKKTVDKVTKGARMHP
- a CDS encoding AraC family transcriptional regulator, with the translated sequence MNRDPAGEALAGLERSCERPGRDRIVAGTSAPGIERIEAHFAGKAFAPHRHDTYAIGVTLSGVQTFRYRGEQRYSRPGQVLVLHPDELHDGGAATAAGLRYRMLYLEPSLLRACLDGSALPFVPSPVLGDAPLRDALLDLLDGLDTQPEHLRVDDCLARIAHGLGRHAEQRPASGAVAVRQAALARDYLETHATRCVGSAELERVSGLDRYQLSRHFRTLYATSPHRFHVMRRLQRARALMMAGEPLAAAAAASGFADQAHFTRHFKKAYGMAPGRWRSLATPPAQHVA
- a CDS encoding DUF2865 domain-containing protein produces the protein MAWRWLRTAHLAAMLAAMLAVPAAIDPADASSRLCRDLEARLASLGRTRSVASPQARRYEKAIRDQKSQIAKAERQKRRAGCSGSLFGRSSGNACQSIENTLDRMHSNLASLERKHAQLGGGRSGGDGGEKARLLASIRANDCRASAVAARDEPNSRNLFDELFGRREEQQRQEEEAKRRFPLSEDNRRRVVINRRGPIEILPNVTGSFRTLCVRTCDGYFFPVSFSTSARDLDRDEAACKAMCPGTEVELYLHRVPEEESEQMVSLAGVPYTELPSAFLYRDPNFSRPQNCGCNAERGFSIIAGETGRPDEGAPETVEPILPVPVARPDPASDPETLANRAGGLDREMVETLLAPPLRADETPVAADEGAEEDDGDRKVRVVGPVFLPDPEGAIDLTAPARTQAQ